In Wenyingzhuangia fucanilytica, the following are encoded in one genomic region:
- the cydB gene encoding cytochrome d ubiquinol oxidase subunit II: MEIFWFIIVALVLTIFFILDGYDFGTGIIHLFFAKTEKDKEVISKAAGLFWDSNEVWLVAAGGLLFMAFPTLYASAFSGFYLPLIIVLWLIIFRAIGLELRSQIDHPVWKTIWDKSFGVSSLLLTLFFGIALGNVARGVNLGGVENGVSAYEAHYFFLPLWNSSFSPSTTHPGVIDWFTIVIGIIAVITLAIHGANWIVLKTNASINTKLKSVVFNLNIALAVLTVFSVSIWHIIEPHPLDNYLEYPAFLIFPMVYFAGLTGTFFVKKFKKEVYAFVCSTLMIVGGITSTLATMFPTLLPSTNNINPDLTIYNTTTSEYGMSVAMPWMIIGIILIIIYFIIQKKLTAGKIDDMDYGH; encoded by the coding sequence ATGGAAATTTTTTGGTTTATTATTGTAGCATTGGTTTTAACTATCTTTTTCATTTTAGATGGTTACGATTTTGGAACAGGAATTATTCATTTATTTTTTGCCAAAACAGAAAAAGACAAAGAAGTAATTTCTAAAGCTGCTGGACTTTTTTGGGATTCTAACGAAGTTTGGTTAGTAGCTGCTGGTGGATTGTTATTTATGGCTTTTCCAACTTTATACGCTTCTGCCTTTAGTGGATTTTATCTTCCTTTAATTATTGTTTTATGGCTTATTATTTTTAGAGCCATTGGTTTAGAATTGAGAAGCCAAATAGACCATCCTGTATGGAAAACCATTTGGGATAAATCTTTTGGAGTATCTAGCTTACTTTTAACTTTATTTTTTGGAATCGCATTAGGAAATGTTGCCAGAGGGGTAAATTTAGGAGGAGTAGAAAATGGTGTTTCTGCTTATGAAGCTCACTATTTCTTTTTACCATTATGGAACAGTAGTTTTAGCCCATCTACCACACACCCTGGAGTAATTGATTGGTTTACCATTGTTATTGGAATTATTGCAGTAATCACTCTTGCCATTCACGGTGCCAATTGGATTGTTTTAAAAACCAACGCTAGTATTAATACAAAACTAAAGTCTGTGGTGTTTAATTTAAATATTGCTTTGGCAGTATTAACTGTTTTTTCTGTGAGTATTTGGCATATTATAGAACCACATCCTTTGGATAATTATTTAGAATATCCTGCCTTTTTAATATTCCCTATGGTATATTTTGCTGGTTTAACAGGAACTTTTTTTGTTAAAAAGTTTAAAAAAGAAGTATATGCTTTTGTATGTTCTACACTAATGATTGTTGGTGGAATTACTTCTACTCTAGCAACTATGTTTCCTACTTTACTGCCTTCTACCAATAACATCAATCCAGATTTAACCATTTATAATACCACAACAAGTGAGTACGGAATGTCTGTAGCCATGCCTTGGATGATTATTGGAATTATTTTAATCATTATTTATTTCATCATTCAAAAAAAATTAACCGCTGGTAAAATTGATGATATGGATTATGGACATTAA
- a CDS encoding cytochrome ubiquinol oxidase subunit I yields MEDMIFYDRLQFAFTITFHYIFPQLTMGLSLIIILFKGYYLKSNKEIYNDAAKFFMKIFAINFTMGVITGIPMEFQFGTNWAKFSELTGGIIGQTLAMEGTFSFFLESSFLALFIFGEKLMGQKLHFLTGFFVFLGSWASGYLILATNAWMQHPVGYEVLENGKFVLTHFSQLFSNPWLLPAFLHNQMASLVTSSFVVASIGAFYLLIKKHQEHGKLFLKTGVIIGLISSLLVAFPTGDLNAKNVAKYQPASFAAMEGIFETEEAGAEIVLIGQPNMVEKKLDNKIAVPNILSFLTYQEWDKQIIGMDHFTKDELPDNIPALYYSYHIMVGLGTIFIGIMGISMLFLYRKKLYNFKPLLWTILFLVPFPFIANITGWYTAELGRQPYLVYGLLKTVDGVSPTVSSGNTLFTLLGFVALYMLLGLLFLVLVGKTIYHGPQHEKH; encoded by the coding sequence ATGGAAGACATGATTTTTTATGATCGATTGCAATTTGCATTCACGATCACCTTTCACTACATTTTCCCACAACTCACCATGGGACTTTCTTTAATTATTATTCTTTTTAAAGGATATTACTTAAAATCTAACAAAGAAATTTATAACGATGCTGCTAAATTTTTCATGAAAATTTTTGCCATCAACTTTACCATGGGAGTTATTACAGGAATTCCAATGGAATTTCAGTTTGGAACCAACTGGGCTAAATTTTCTGAACTTACAGGAGGAATTATTGGTCAGACCTTAGCCATGGAGGGAACCTTTTCTTTCTTTTTAGAATCATCCTTTTTAGCCTTATTTATTTTTGGTGAAAAATTGATGGGACAAAAACTGCATTTTTTAACAGGATTCTTTGTCTTTTTAGGGTCTTGGGCTAGTGGATATTTAATTTTAGCTACCAACGCCTGGATGCAACATCCTGTAGGATATGAAGTCTTAGAAAATGGAAAATTTGTATTGACTCATTTTTCTCAACTATTTAGCAATCCTTGGTTGTTACCTGCTTTTTTACACAATCAAATGGCATCTTTGGTTACCTCATCTTTTGTAGTAGCTAGTATTGGTGCTTTTTACTTGTTGATTAAAAAACATCAAGAGCACGGAAAATTGTTCTTAAAAACAGGAGTCATCATCGGATTAATTTCTAGTTTATTGGTTGCTTTCCCTACAGGAGATTTAAACGCTAAAAATGTGGCAAAATATCAACCGGCTTCATTTGCAGCTATGGAAGGTATTTTTGAAACCGAAGAAGCTGGAGCAGAAATTGTTTTGATTGGCCAGCCCAACATGGTAGAAAAAAAATTAGACAACAAAATTGCTGTTCCAAATATTCTAAGTTTTTTAACTTATCAAGAATGGGACAAACAAATTATTGGAATGGATCATTTTACAAAAGATGAACTGCCAGATAACATTCCAGCTTTGTATTATTCTTACCATATTATGGTTGGTTTAGGAACTATTTTTATTGGTATTATGGGAATTTCTATGTTATTCTTGTACCGAAAAAAACTATATAACTTTAAACCTTTATTGTGGACCATTCTATTTTTAGTTCCTTTCCCTTTTATAGCCAATATTACAGGTTGGTACACTGCAGAACTAGGAAGACAACCTTATTTGGTTTATGGCTTGTTAAAAACAGTTGACGGGGTTTCTCCTACAGTTTCATCAGGAAATACTTTGTTTACTTTATTAGGCTTTGTAGCACTTTATATGCTTTTAGGATTATTATTTTTAGTCTTGGTAGGAAAAACCATTTACCATGGACCTCAACACGAAAAACATTAA
- a CDS encoding DUF2461 domain-containing protein, translating into MSIQIQPSIFKFLNTLKENNTREWFAENKTWFTEEETQMKFFFTKVMEGLREIDDIEGMKAYRIYRDVRFSKDKSPYKIYRSCSFKRATEALRGGYHVEVTPGGSFLACGFWQPNKEDLLRIRKEFEMDADEINEIIDSVEIQKVFGGFYDGEALKSAPKGFDKEHKAIKLIRKKDFILLRKFTDEEVLHPNFYNEVLKSFKAARPYLDYMSDVLTTNLNGESLI; encoded by the coding sequence ATGTCTATTCAAATTCAGCCTTCAATTTTTAAGTTTTTAAATACATTAAAAGAAAACAATACACGAGAGTGGTTTGCAGAAAACAAAACTTGGTTTACCGAAGAAGAAACACAAATGAAGTTTTTTTTTACCAAAGTGATGGAAGGTTTGCGTGAGATAGATGATATTGAAGGAATGAAAGCTTACAGAATTTATAGAGATGTAAGATTTTCTAAAGATAAATCACCATATAAAATATACAGAAGTTGTAGTTTTAAACGTGCAACAGAAGCTTTAAGAGGAGGATATCATGTAGAAGTAACTCCTGGTGGTTCTTTTTTAGCTTGTGGCTTTTGGCAACCAAATAAAGAAGATTTATTAAGAATTAGAAAAGAATTTGAAATGGATGCCGATGAAATTAACGAAATTATTGATTCGGTAGAGATACAAAAAGTTTTTGGAGGTTTTTATGATGGAGAAGCCTTAAAATCTGCTCCCAAAGGATTTGATAAAGAGCATAAAGCGATTAAGTTGATACGCAAAAAAGATTTTATTCTACTAAGAAAATTTACAGATGAAGAAGTGCTTCATCCTAATTTTTATAACGAAGTGTTAAAATCTTTTAAAGCAGCTAGACCTTATTTAGATTATATGAGTGATGTACTAACCACAAATTTAAACGGAGAGTCCTTAATATAG
- a CDS encoding TonB-dependent receptor, whose translation MRNKITYITLAFCLLAYTYSSAQDLLKFTIKGKIANAVDSTFIQGATLLNLTNIDGVVSGKEGFFEIDVTESDTLLISSLGYESIKLKITKDLSKGTELNVDLFPRIEELPEVKVSSYKIIGVLEIDVKNVPKDRYNRIHINGLKQSYEVKNSKTGSSLGAGGVIINNPADFVYNLFGSKPRKLKDLKELKDKDATRKILTNRFDREVILDYLQMDLNKLTEVLSDCDYSPYFINKATDLQLIEAVLECYDNRRAVKNGNTSKEGK comes from the coding sequence ATGAGAAATAAAATTACATATATTACTTTAGCATTTTGTCTTTTAGCTTATACTTATAGTTCTGCTCAAGATTTATTAAAATTTACCATCAAAGGAAAAATAGCCAATGCTGTAGATAGCACATTTATCCAAGGAGCTACATTGTTAAACCTAACAAATATTGATGGTGTAGTATCGGGTAAAGAAGGTTTTTTTGAAATTGACGTTACCGAAAGCGATACTTTATTAATTTCTAGTTTAGGTTATGAATCTATCAAACTAAAAATCACTAAAGATTTATCTAAAGGTACAGAACTAAACGTTGATTTATTCCCTAGAATAGAAGAATTGCCTGAAGTAAAAGTAAGCTCTTACAAAATTATTGGTGTTTTAGAAATTGATGTTAAAAATGTTCCTAAAGACAGATACAATAGAATTCACATTAATGGTTTAAAACAAAGCTACGAAGTAAAAAATAGCAAAACAGGTAGTAGTTTAGGAGCTGGTGGTGTTATTATAAATAATCCTGCGGACTTTGTGTATAATCTCTTTGGCTCTAAACCTAGAAAACTTAAAGATTTAAAAGAACTTAAAGATAAAGATGCTACTAGAAAAATTTTAACCAATCGTTTTGATAGAGAAGTTATTTTAGACTATTTACAAATGGATCTTAACAAATTAACAGAAGTTTTATCTGATTGTGATTACTCACCATACTTTATTAACAAAGCTACCGATTTACAATTAATTGAGGCTGTGCTTGAGTGTTACGATAATCGTAGAGCTGTTAAAAACGGAAATACTTCTAAAGAAGGTAAATAA
- a CDS encoding endonuclease/exonuclease/phosphatase family protein, with protein MKKLNFFDKLLFFINTVVAVLLLITYVLPFIDPAKYSSIAILSLAYPMLLIINITFVIFWIVKLKFHFILSAICILIGLSHVHDFYAIEGKEIIKEDDVKLLSFNVRQFNRYHWIESPTVKQDICDLINKQQPDIICFQEYINAKGLQLNIPLAYEYKTSASGMAIYSDYKVLNKGAINFKNSSNNIIFADLKIGKEVVRVYNVHLQSFSLDTHKENYGNKDKDALIKRFKTVFKQQSHQIKTLKKHIEECPHRTIVSGDFNNTAFSWNYHEIMENRKDAFVEAGTNFGKSYHYFFPFRIDFILPDNSMEVGKFTTYDVNLSDHYPIMARINLNN; from the coding sequence ATGAAAAAGTTAAACTTCTTTGACAAACTTTTGTTTTTCATAAATACTGTAGTTGCGGTTTTATTGCTAATTACTTATGTATTGCCTTTTATAGACCCTGCAAAATATTCTAGTATTGCTATTTTAAGTTTAGCATATCCTATGCTATTAATCATCAACATTACTTTTGTGATTTTTTGGATAGTAAAATTAAAATTTCACTTTATACTATCTGCTATTTGCATACTTATTGGTTTATCTCATGTACATGATTTTTATGCCATAGAAGGAAAAGAAATAATAAAAGAAGATGATGTTAAACTTTTATCTTTTAATGTTAGGCAGTTTAACAGGTATCATTGGATTGAATCTCCCACAGTAAAACAAGACATTTGTGACCTTATAAACAAGCAGCAACCTGATATTATTTGTTTTCAAGAATACATAAACGCTAAAGGATTACAACTAAATATTCCATTAGCTTATGAGTATAAAACTAGTGCTAGTGGTATGGCTATTTATTCTGATTATAAAGTTTTAAACAAGGGTGCTATCAATTTTAAGAACTCATCTAACAACATTATTTTTGCTGATTTAAAAATAGGGAAAGAAGTTGTTAGAGTTTATAATGTCCATTTACAATCTTTTAGCTTAGACACTCATAAAGAAAATTATGGAAACAAAGATAAAGATGCTTTAATTAAAAGATTTAAAACTGTTTTTAAACAACAATCTCATCAAATTAAAACTTTAAAAAAACATATTGAAGAATGCCCGCATAGAACAATAGTATCTGGGGATTTTAACAACACTGCCTTTTCGTGGAATTATCATGAAATTATGGAAAACAGAAAAGATGCTTTTGTAGAGGCTGGTACCAATTTTGGTAAATCTTATCATTATTTCTTTCCATTTAGAATAGATTTTATTTTACCAGATAATAGTATGGAAGTAGGAAAATTTACAACATATGATGTAAATTTATCGGATCATTATCCTATAATGGCAAGAATCAATTTAAATAATTAG
- a CDS encoding rhomboid family intramembrane serine protease, with protein sequence MNDIFAQIKHKYQYGSVVEKLIFINIAVFILTYLLGSLGWLFGTNGNAFYTWLSLPASVDEFLIKPWTLVTYGFMHGGFIHLLFNLIFLYYIGNLFVDYFIPKKLLSFYLWGTVFGGLVFIFSYNFFPALQSQNATLVGASSGIMAILIGLTTYMPNYELKLRFIGFVKLWVIALIFVALDLVQLPDGNAGGHLAHLGGALFGFLAIYYQNKFSISNPFKNTFKRKSPLKTSYKSNHKRKPAPTPSEVQQKINIILEKISKSGYDSLSKEEKEFLFQQGKK encoded by the coding sequence ATGAACGATATTTTTGCACAAATAAAACATAAGTATCAATATGGGTCTGTTGTAGAAAAACTCATATTTATAAACATTGCTGTGTTTATTCTTACTTATCTATTAGGTAGTTTAGGCTGGTTATTTGGCACCAATGGTAATGCTTTTTACACCTGGTTATCATTACCGGCTTCTGTTGATGAGTTTTTAATAAAACCATGGACACTTGTTACTTATGGTTTTATGCATGGTGGATTTATACACTTACTTTTTAATTTGATTTTTTTATACTACATAGGTAACCTATTTGTAGATTATTTTATCCCTAAAAAACTGCTTTCTTTCTATTTGTGGGGAACTGTTTTTGGCGGTCTTGTTTTTATTTTTAGCTATAATTTTTTTCCTGCTTTACAAAGTCAAAACGCAACATTAGTAGGGGCATCATCTGGAATTATGGCAATTTTAATTGGATTGACTACTTATATGCCTAATTATGAATTAAAGTTAAGATTTATAGGTTTTGTAAAACTTTGGGTTATCGCTTTAATTTTTGTGGCTTTAGACTTGGTACAACTTCCTGATGGAAATGCAGGAGGACATTTAGCTCATTTAGGTGGAGCTTTGTTTGGTTTTTTAGCTATTTATTATCAAAATAAATTTTCTATTTCTAATCCTTTTAAAAATACTTTTAAAAGAAAATCTCCGTTAAAAACTAGTTACAAGTCTAATCATAAAAGAAAACCAGCCCCTACGCCAAGTGAGGTACAACAAAAAATAAATATCATTCTAGAAAAAATAAGTAAATCTGGATACGATTCTTTAAGTAAAGAAGAAAAAGAGTTTTTGTTTCAACAGGGTAAAAAGTAA
- a CDS encoding rhomboid family intramembrane serine protease, with the protein MSRVPDIIKHIIIINILFFVATISMQNIDLGAMFNLHYFDNPKFEYWQLVTSMFMHGSIGHIFFNMLALYFFGTPIVQLYGKNKFLFFYFSAGIGASIIYLLERHFEFTGAVDALINLGSNKQEIYELFSPTKIYANEQLQTANSIYNMQMLGASGAVFGLLAAYGWNFPNSEIYLYFVLPIKAKYFIPVIVIADLISGITGQPLLSPVNTAYFAHVGGAVIGLIMAYFWKKNQYRMY; encoded by the coding sequence ATGAGTAGAGTACCCGATATTATTAAGCACATTATCATCATCAATATTTTATTTTTTGTGGCTACTATAAGCATGCAAAACATAGATTTAGGGGCGATGTTTAACTTACATTATTTTGACAATCCAAAGTTTGAATATTGGCAATTGGTAACCAGTATGTTTATGCACGGAAGCATTGGACATATCTTTTTTAACATGTTGGCCTTATACTTTTTTGGTACTCCAATAGTTCAGCTATATGGAAAAAATAAGTTTTTATTCTTTTACTTTTCTGCCGGAATTGGAGCAAGTATTATTTATTTATTAGAACGTCATTTTGAGTTTACTGGTGCTGTTGATGCCTTAATCAATCTAGGATCTAACAAGCAAGAAATTTACGAGTTATTTTCTCCCACAAAAATTTATGCTAACGAACAATTACAAACAGCTAACAGTATTTACAACATGCAAATGTTAGGTGCTTCTGGTGCTGTTTTTGGATTGTTAGCTGCTTATGGATGGAATTTCCCTAACTCAGAAATTTATTTATACTTTGTATTACCTATAAAAGCAAAGTATTTTATTCCTGTAATTGTAATTGCCGATTTAATTTCTGGTATTACTGGTCAACCTTTACTAAGCCCTGTAAACACTGCTTATTTTGCGCATGTAGGTGGAGCTGTTATTGGTTTGATTATGGCTTATTTCTGGAAGAAAAATCAATATAGAATGTATTAA
- the mutL gene encoding DNA mismatch repair endonuclease MutL, whose translation MSDIIQLLPDHVANQIAAGEVVQRPASVVKELLENAIDAGAKNIHLILKDAGKTLIQVIDDGTGMSETDARLCFERHATSKIKEAEDLFNLSTKGFRGEAMASIAAIAQIEMKTKQADAELGTCIQIEGSKITNQEIIPSPVGTNTAVKNLFFNIPARRNFLKSDAVETRHIIDEFQRVALVHADVHFVLNHNNSEIFNLPSGNLKQRVVNIFGGKTNERLIPIDEDTDVLKLSGFIMKPEFAKKKRGEQFFFVNDRFIKSPYLHHAINAAFDGLTERGTHPGYFLYLKVPTNTIDINIHPTKTEVKFDNEKVLYEILRAAVKHSLGQYNIMPALDFTKDKNLETPYSYKDKPISAPKIEVDPNFNPFKTESNFNPFQEKETKTTKSYASPSKSFSSKKNEGSWETLYNGLESIANTPVIENELNPQLFETKETKLVKDTFQIQNKYILCNLNTGTYLVHQHLAHQRVLYENFLANITVKEASSQQLLFPISINYSKQELHILKNIKEELESTGFMFEDMSKDHVIVSGIPTTISESQISMVFEQLIEDFQEDIQENSFSQLDMIAKSLAKTLAIKTGTKLTDVEQEVLIQDLFACKEANISPFRKKIYTTVTSKKLDVIFNTD comes from the coding sequence ATGTCTGACATTATTCAACTATTGCCTGATCATGTTGCCAATCAAATTGCAGCTGGTGAGGTGGTTCAAAGACCTGCATCTGTAGTTAAAGAACTATTAGAAAACGCTATTGATGCCGGAGCAAAAAACATACACCTAATTTTAAAAGATGCGGGAAAAACGCTTATTCAAGTAATTGATGATGGAACAGGTATGTCCGAGACTGATGCAAGACTTTGTTTTGAAAGACATGCCACTTCTAAAATTAAAGAAGCAGAGGATTTATTTAATTTATCTACCAAAGGTTTTCGTGGCGAAGCGATGGCTTCTATTGCTGCTATTGCTCAAATAGAAATGAAAACCAAACAAGCTGATGCCGAATTAGGAACTTGTATTCAAATTGAAGGTAGTAAAATTACCAATCAAGAAATTATACCGAGTCCTGTTGGGACCAATACTGCTGTAAAGAATTTATTTTTTAATATTCCTGCTCGTAGAAATTTCTTAAAATCAGATGCCGTAGAAACCAGACATATTATTGATGAGTTTCAACGTGTTGCTTTGGTTCATGCTGATGTTCATTTTGTATTAAATCACAACAATTCAGAAATATTTAATTTACCCTCAGGTAATTTAAAACAAAGAGTCGTTAATATTTTTGGTGGAAAAACCAACGAACGCTTAATCCCTATTGATGAAGATACAGATGTTTTAAAACTTAGTGGATTTATTATGAAACCCGAGTTTGCCAAAAAGAAACGTGGAGAACAATTCTTTTTTGTAAACGATAGATTTATCAAAAGTCCCTATTTACATCACGCCATCAATGCAGCTTTTGATGGATTAACAGAAAGAGGAACACATCCTGGTTATTTTTTATACTTAAAGGTTCCGACCAATACTATTGATATCAACATCCACCCTACCAAAACAGAAGTAAAGTTTGATAACGAAAAAGTATTATACGAAATATTAAGAGCCGCTGTAAAACACAGCTTAGGACAGTATAATATTATGCCTGCTCTAGATTTTACGAAAGACAAAAATTTAGAAACTCCTTATAGTTATAAAGACAAGCCTATTAGCGCTCCTAAAATTGAGGTAGATCCTAATTTTAATCCATTTAAAACGGAATCTAACTTTAATCCTTTTCAAGAAAAAGAAACCAAAACAACTAAAAGCTACGCTTCTCCTTCAAAATCTTTTTCATCAAAAAAGAATGAAGGAAGTTGGGAAACCTTATATAATGGATTGGAATCTATTGCCAATACTCCTGTTATAGAAAATGAATTAAATCCACAATTGTTTGAAACCAAAGAAACCAAATTGGTGAAAGACACTTTTCAAATTCAGAACAAATACATTTTATGTAATTTAAATACAGGAACTTATTTGGTGCATCAACATTTGGCACATCAAAGAGTTTTATACGAAAACTTTTTAGCCAATATTACTGTTAAAGAAGCATCAAGCCAACAATTGTTATTTCCTATAAGTATAAACTACAGTAAACAAGAATTGCATATACTTAAAAACATTAAAGAAGAGTTAGAAAGTACTGGATTTATGTTTGAAGACATGTCTAAAGACCATGTAATTGTGTCAGGAATTCCTACCACAATAAGTGAGAGTCAAATTAGCATGGTTTTTGAACAATTGATAGAAGATTTTCAAGAAGACATTCAAGAAAACAGTTTTAGTCAGCTAGATATGATTGCTAAATCATTAGCAAAGACCCTAGCCATAAAGACTGGAACTAAATTAACAGATGTAGAACAAGAAGTTTTAATACAAGATTTATTTGCCTGTAAAGAAGCAAATATATCACCGTTTAGAAAGAAAATTTACACAACGGTTACCAGTAAAAAACTAGACGTTATTTTTAACACCGATTAG
- the ribH gene encoding 6,7-dimethyl-8-ribityllumazine synthase: MATTDLSAYDKDDLPNVKGFRFGIVTSEWNPEITENLTLGAIDTLLDNGVAEEDIITWKVPGSFELIYGCKKMLESRNVDAIIAIGNVIQGETKHFDFVCEGVTQGIKDLNIQYNTPTIFCVLTDNTKQQSLDRSGGKLGNKGIECAVAAIKMAALNKR; encoded by the coding sequence ATGGCTACTACAGACTTATCTGCATACGATAAAGATGATTTACCTAACGTAAAAGGATTTAGATTTGGAATTGTTACTTCTGAATGGAACCCAGAAATTACTGAGAACTTAACCCTAGGAGCTATTGATACTTTATTAGACAACGGTGTTGCCGAAGAAGATATCATTACTTGGAAAGTTCCAGGAAGTTTTGAGTTGATTTACGGATGTAAAAAAATGCTAGAAAGCAGAAATGTTGATGCTATTATAGCTATTGGAAACGTTATTCAAGGAGAAACAAAACATTTTGATTTTGTTTGCGAAGGCGTAACACAAGGTATTAAAGACCTTAACATCCAATACAATACTCCTACTATTTTCTGTGTACTTACAGACAATACAAAACAACAATCTTTAGACAGATCTGGAGGTAAATTAGGAAACAAAGGTATTGAGTGTGCTGTTGCTGCTATTAAAATGGCTGCTTTAAACAAACGCTAA
- a CDS encoding YfgM family protein → MATYKKRGYKKAEEVEVIVDNAGNAEHSTTAEVFNTLDETANLSEKWIEKNSKPLFIGLIAVVLIIFGYMGYSQFVAAPKEKTAANALFFAKQEFTKASAGTDETLYTTALEGAEGNFGLIDIAKKYSNTEAGNLAKYYAGISYMNLKVYNKAIEYLKNVDTKDPVLKAIVAGNIGDASLANNNASEALTYFTKAGENATNNAIAPVYLMKAGKVALTLKDFDKAEDLFENVKENYPNSSQAKNIDLYINQAKYAN, encoded by the coding sequence ATGGCAACATATAAAAAGAGAGGCTATAAGAAAGCTGAAGAAGTAGAGGTGATTGTTGATAATGCAGGAAACGCTGAACATAGTACTACAGCTGAAGTATTTAATACTTTAGATGAAACCGCAAACTTATCTGAAAAATGGATTGAGAAAAATAGCAAACCATTATTTATAGGATTAATTGCAGTTGTGTTGATTATTTTTGGATACATGGGATACAGCCAGTTTGTAGCTGCTCCAAAAGAAAAAACAGCGGCCAATGCATTGTTTTTTGCTAAACAAGAATTTACAAAAGCTAGTGCCGGAACTGATGAAACTTTATACACTACTGCTTTAGAAGGTGCAGAAGGAAACTTTGGATTGATCGATATTGCTAAAAAATACTCAAACACAGAGGCTGGAAACTTAGCTAAATACTATGCTGGTATTTCTTATATGAACTTAAAAGTTTACAATAAAGCTATTGAGTATTTAAAAAATGTTGATACAAAAGACCCAGTTTTAAAAGCAATTGTAGCTGGTAATATTGGAGATGCTTCTTTGGCTAACAATAATGCAAGCGAAGCTTTAACTTACTTTACTAAAGCTGGAGAAAATGCTACAAACAATGCTATTGCTCCTGTTTATTTAATGAAAGCTGGTAAAGTTGCTTTAACTTTAAAAGACTTTGATAAAGCTGAAGATTTATTTGAAAACGTAAAAGAAAATTACCCAAATTCTTCTCAAGCAAAAAACATCGATTTATACATCAACCAAGCTAAATACGCTAACTAA